A section of the Leptotrichia sp. HSP-342 genome encodes:
- a CDS encoding argininosuccinate synthase: MAKEKVVLAYSGGLDTSIIIPWLKENYDLEVIACCVDVGQDEDMEAVKVKAIESGASKVYVEDKKEEFVKDYAFRALRAGAVYENKYLLGTSFARPLISKVLVDVAHKEGASYICHGCTGKGNDQVRFETGVFSLDPTLKIIAPWRLWDISSREDAIDYAQKNDIKITVTKEKIYSRDQNLWHISHEGGDIEGLENEHKEDIVYMMTTPPEKAPDNPTYVDITFEQGWPVKVDGENLDPVALLKKLNKIAGENGVGVIDIVENRLVGMKSRGIYETPGGTLLMEALKELETLIFDKDTFEFKKLVSQKYAGLAYSGQWFTPLREGLDAFVDETSKNVNGTIKLKLYKGSIKIAGRFTDFALYDEEISSFGASELYSHKDAEGFIKLFSLPNRIRAYKKHK, from the coding sequence ATGGCAAAAGAAAAAGTAGTTTTAGCATATTCAGGTGGACTTGATACATCGATTATCATACCTTGGCTAAAAGAAAATTATGATTTAGAAGTGATTGCGTGCTGTGTTGATGTTGGACAAGATGAAGATATGGAAGCTGTAAAAGTTAAAGCTATCGAATCTGGGGCTTCTAAAGTTTATGTAGAAGATAAAAAAGAAGAATTTGTAAAAGATTATGCTTTTCGTGCCTTAAGAGCGGGAGCAGTTTATGAAAATAAATATCTGTTAGGTACTTCATTTGCAAGGCCTTTAATTTCAAAAGTATTGGTAGATGTGGCTCATAAGGAAGGAGCTTCGTATATTTGCCATGGATGCACTGGTAAAGGAAATGATCAGGTTAGATTTGAAACTGGAGTATTTTCATTAGATCCAACATTAAAAATAATAGCTCCTTGGAGACTTTGGGACATTTCTTCAAGAGAAGATGCGATTGATTATGCACAAAAAAATGATATAAAAATAACTGTAACGAAAGAAAAAATTTACTCGAGAGATCAGAATTTATGGCATATCTCACACGAAGGTGGAGACATTGAAGGGCTTGAAAATGAGCATAAGGAAGATATTGTCTATATGATGACAACTCCTCCTGAAAAAGCACCAGATAATCCAACATATGTGGATATTACATTTGAACAAGGATGGCCAGTAAAAGTAGATGGGGAAAATTTAGATCCTGTCGCATTACTTAAAAAGTTAAATAAAATTGCTGGAGAAAATGGTGTTGGAGTAATTGACATTGTAGAAAATAGACTTGTTGGAATGAAGTCGAGAGGAATTTATGAAACTCCAGGTGGAACATTGCTGATGGAAGCACTAAAAGAATTGGAAACATTAATTTTTGACAAGGATACATTTGAATTTAAAAAGCTGGTATCTCAAAAATATGCAGGATTGGCTTATTCAGGCCAATGGTTTACACCACTTCGTGAAGGACTTGATGCTTTTGTTGATGAGACTTCTAAAAATGTAAATGGTACAATAAAACTGAAATTATACAAAGGAAGTATAAAAATAGCTGGTAGATTTACTGATTTTGCATTATACGATGAGGAAATTTCATCATTTGGGGCAAGTGAGCTGTATAGTCATAAGGATGCGGAAGGATTTATAAAATTATTCTCACTCCCAAACAGGATTAGAGCTTATAAAAAACATAAATAA
- a CDS encoding peptidylprolyl isomerase has protein sequence MTVAVQSYSKEYKMKVKIITAKGDVNINLLSDKSPVTVANFVNLAKKGYYDGLKFHRVIDNFMAQGGDPTGTGMGGPGYQFEDEVNNGLNFSKAGKLAMANAGPGTNGSQFFITTVPTEWLNGNHTIFGEVASEADLDVVKKLSNGDVMTKVVVEGDIDAFLKTQKNRVDSWNKTLKQNFPNKF, from the coding sequence ATGACTGTTGCTGTGCAATCATACAGTAAAGAGTATAAAATGAAAGTAAAGATTATTACTGCAAAAGGTGATGTTAATATTAATTTGTTATCTGATAAATCGCCTGTAACTGTTGCTAATTTTGTAAACTTAGCAAAAAAAGGATATTATGATGGATTAAAATTCCATAGGGTTATTGACAACTTTATGGCACAAGGTGGAGATCCAACTGGAACAGGAATGGGAGGACCAGGATATCAATTTGAAGACGAAGTTAATAATGGACTGAATTTCTCGAAAGCTGGTAAACTAGCTATGGCAAATGCAGGGCCAGGAACAAATGGAAGTCAATTTTTTATAACAACAGTTCCAACAGAATGGTTAAATGGTAATCACACAATATTTGGAGAAGTTGCGTCAGAAGCTGATTTAGATGTTGTAAAAAAATTATCTAATGGAGATGTAATGACAAAAGTTGTAGTTGAAGGAGACATTGATGCTTTCCTAAAAACTCAAAAAAATAGAGTTGACAGCTGGAATAAAACTTTAAAGCAAAATTTTCCAAATAAATTTTAA
- a CDS encoding Crp/Fnr family transcriptional regulator, with protein sequence MKIEDLSLFLTKVSLFKGLNPKEIANCLTKIDFKIKNYKKNETVFFRGDTLKQVIIIIKGMAHGEMQKFNGDTIIINQMKSGEVLASAFLFGKNNIFPVDLITLENSEFLFFSKDKYLDLIQADKRLLLNFINEISNRSQHLSKRIWFNFTHKTIEEKILSYVKENSENGKIKFLPSISALAKRFEVTRPALSREISNLCKRDILTKKENGIYLINLPNFVEKNI encoded by the coding sequence ATGAAAATAGAAGATTTATCACTTTTTTTAACAAAAGTTTCCTTATTCAAAGGATTAAATCCTAAAGAAATTGCAAATTGTCTAACAAAAATTGATTTTAAGATAAAAAACTATAAAAAAAATGAAACTGTATTCTTTCGGGGAGATACATTAAAACAAGTAATAATTATTATTAAAGGAATGGCACATGGAGAAATGCAGAAATTTAACGGAGACACAATCATTATCAATCAGATGAAATCTGGAGAAGTTCTCGCATCAGCATTTTTGTTTGGAAAAAACAATATTTTTCCAGTTGATCTTATAACTCTTGAAAACTCCGAATTTTTATTTTTCAGTAAAGATAAATATTTGGATCTAATTCAGGCAGATAAAAGACTTTTACTTAACTTCATAAATGAGATTTCAAATAGAAGCCAGCATCTTTCGAAAAGAATCTGGTTTAATTTTACCCATAAAACAATTGAAGAAAAAATACTTAGCTATGTAAAAGAAAATTCTGAAAATGGTAAAATTAAATTTCTTCCTAGTATTTCAGCATTAGCAAAACGTTTTGAAGTAACACGACCTGCATTATCAAGGGAAATTTCCAATTTATGCAAAAGAGATATTTTAACAAAAAAAGAAAATGGCATTTATCTAATAAATTTACCTAATTTTGTTGAAAAGAATATTTGA